aaaGAAGTCACAAATCACTACAATACTCCACACTCAAGACTCAACGTAGCATTGTCATCACTTCACGCAGCGCACACCATTTATCCTTCTCGGTTGGCCCTAATAAGGGTGTTGAAAAGTATACTACTTGAACTTGGTCAAACAACTGTTTCGAGTTAATGTTGATGTTACACATTCAACAGTGATAGTAGTGTCCAAGGGTAAATGATCCAGGGTAAGAAGTTAATTTTGGCTTTTTTGAGGGCAGCCAGGCAATGTGGCTAAAGTATGCTTTGGTACCACGGcaatcacacattttaaaatgtgTCCAAAGTTAACACattggggagtggggaagggacaccaaaacaaaaacatcatggGGCACCCCATGCAATTCCATGCctctgtttattattttcttccccAGTAAACCTGCAATATTGAAGGGACAATCAAATTTTACGTACATGCACTACCAAACATTATTTGATCATACCGAGTCCTGCTTATTTCACAACTTTATTGCAAGTATAACTTATTAGCATTGTTAAATGAATATCCCATGCCCACTATTCATGTTGAACATTGTAACCGAATTTGACCCAACTTGCACTAGAATAAATATATTATCCTACCTTTTAAGATTTTCTATTAGATTGCTAATTTCCTCTGCTTGCATAAACTGCCATTTACAGTTTATTATTGTATCTATACTtgttccaaaaatgtcaaaacctgaattttgatctGATTAAGCAAATCTTTTACAAGTTGTACTATACTAGTACCAGTACTTTACTACACTTGCTAACAGAGACGAATGGCACttatttacattttgagagtgtacACAGCTGAAACGCATAAAAGTGGGGTTCCGATTAAATGGTctcacaatcataacaacagaccggtAATCTGATTGTAGATTATGTGTCAAAGCCTTGGTTGGCGCAGAGCAGCACTCATGAAGGGAACATAAATCTCTGTGTATGACAATCATTAACCGGGCGCTCGCATCGATCATAGCGAGAGAGAGTGCCATTCTTTTCTGAAAGCCAGTGTAGTAAGAGCTTCTTACCTTGATTTAATATTTTCACCAGCAGTATAGAAAGGATTACATAACATGTCAACATAGGCATTGTGTAATGTCTTGAACATCTGAAAACACAAAGGTGAGATATTataaaaattattaatattaaatttgATTGGTGTATCTTTATCATGTATTTTATCAGAGCAACTGGCAAGGAATTGCTAAGCCACAGCTGCAGTGTGTTATACTATTTTTCACCTCAAGGTTGGGTCATTGATGTCAGGGCGTATTTCATTTGGCACAGCTTCAAATCATGAGCGTTCACTCAAAAAGTTGGTGTAGTGTACAAACTGTACGCATGTCAAACAACTTCCTCGACGCATTGATGTCAAACAACTTCCTCAACGCATTGATGTCACTGACTCACCAAGATGAAAAATAGCACTAGTAAATGACTTGGTAGACCGCCCTCTATTCATCAGCAATAATCAGTCACCAAATGACCTTACACAATGACCTTGTGCTTAACACCATCCATTCCTTCCAGTTAATAAATCGCTGTTGCATTGAGGGAGAGAAAAAAATATGGCAAAGGGATATATCCTTTAATaggaaagaaaacaacaaaatattatcaacttcactTTACACTTCTCCCTATCACTACACACTGCCATTTGAGAGGAGCAAGAGTGATGCTCCTCTACAGCTCCACACAGGTTGTATTTGCAATGAGTGATTAATGACTCGCATAACAGCCCTTCTGGAGAAGACCAGGAGAGCTTTCTGCAACTCGCATTCTTATCCTCATTTCAAAAGACAGTCTTTGGTGCACAGAGTCCTTTAATGTGCTTCTGGTACTAGAATAGAGCCCTGGGGgcatgctcccccggaattttaagGTGgctggtctttgggagctgacagccTACCGGTTAAAGGGGGTCTGTTGGAGCTGCGGGTCTTTTTCAAAATCAAGGacctttcttggctttctggttgaaaaagACAGTATTTGGTGCACAGAGTCCTTTCAATGTGCTTCTGGTATAAATAGAATAGAGcctccaagggggggggggtgctcccCCAGAATTttaaggtggtgggtctttgggagctgacagccTACCGGTTAAAGGGAGTCTTTTGGAGCTGGGGGTCTTTTTCAAAATCAAGGacctttcttggctttctggttgaaaattacTTGAAAAAAACCAGAAATGTGATGAataatttaggggtcttttagagctgaaattgtcaaaatcGTGGGTCTtatgaagttatattttggtcaaatttagggggtcttttggagctgcaaaatccaaagaGGGGGTTCTTtgcgggggaacatacccatattttgtgttaagtgcccccccccccccgacagaGCCTTGTTATTGTGTTTAAATATTAATGACTAAATAGATATAGCACAGAATTCTGATGCTTACATTTCTAATTTCATTGTCTCTGAGTTGTGTATTCGATGACTCTACCACGATGACAAATTTGACTTTGGTATTGGTGACATAACCATACACCTTGTAGTCTTCTGTTGGGTACAGCAAGCCCAGGTAC
This DNA window, taken from Amphiura filiformis chromosome 16, Afil_fr2py, whole genome shotgun sequence, encodes the following:
- the LOC140136070 gene encoding trafficking protein particle complex subunit 2-like protein gives rise to the protein MAVCVAVIAKENYPLYIHTIPTENELKFHYTVHTCLDVIEEKVTSAGKSANDPRELYLGLLYPTEDYKVYGYVTNTKVKFVIVVESSNTQLRDNEIRNMFKTLHNAYVDMLCNPFYTAGENIKSRTFDNVVSQMMVQD